In one window of Patescibacteria group bacterium DNA:
- a CDS encoding folylpolyglutamate synthase/dihydrofolate synthase family protein — protein sequence MDNQLTVNYQLERMQAAVERFGHPERKYKVIHVGGTSGKGSTCAMIASILQAAGYNVGLFTSPALVTETERITVNGKPIRKLVPPVDVNLTEFEQYTLAALSYFADRQVDYAVIEVGIGGKFDATNIVQPTVAIVTDIGLDHMDILGKTKQIIARDKQDIIKPGCIGLTGSTFIKRGTYIDLSKFKLKQADLTGSVFDYKHLKDVQLNWVGHYQIRNAILAIEAVQRLGIGSAAIRYGLKTVQSRGRFEVVNRKPLIILDGAHNPQKMSAFTHSLKQLVPLKDKTVICLCSIKSTKDLINTLKPLLSLVDEIILTTFPNSYSLTQLEKAVKKLDKTIKIKKLTDSTAAFKYFKKKLTKQDVGIVTGSLYLIGKILPLL from the coding sequence ATGGATAACCAACTCACCGTTAATTATCAACTCGAGCGCATGCAAGCCGCTGTCGAACGGTTTGGGCATCCGGAGCGTAAATATAAAGTGATTCATGTCGGTGGGACATCAGGCAAAGGTTCCACCTGTGCCATGATTGCGAGTATTTTACAAGCAGCGGGCTATAATGTGGGATTGTTTACTTCACCGGCCTTGGTGACGGAGACAGAACGCATCACGGTAAATGGTAAACCGATTCGTAAACTAGTACCGCCAGTCGATGTTAATTTAACTGAGTTTGAACAATATACCTTAGCAGCGTTGTCATATTTTGCCGATCGTCAGGTGGATTACGCTGTGATCGAAGTTGGGATCGGTGGAAAATTCGATGCCACCAATATAGTACAACCCACTGTGGCCATAGTGACTGATATTGGTTTGGATCACATGGACATATTAGGTAAGACAAAACAAATCATTGCTCGTGATAAACAAGACATTATTAAACCTGGGTGTATTGGCCTAACTGGTTCAACGTTTATTAAACGTGGCACCTACATTGATTTATCAAAATTCAAACTTAAACAAGCTGATTTAACCGGTAGTGTGTTTGATTATAAACATTTAAAGGATGTGCAGCTTAATTGGGTTGGTCACTATCAAATTCGCAATGCCATTTTAGCCATTGAAGCCGTGCAACGTTTGGGTATCGGTAGTGCCGCCATTCGTTATGGTCTAAAAACCGTGCAGTCACGTGGGCGGTTTGAAGTAGTTAATCGTAAACCATTAATTATTTTAGACGGTGCACATAATCCACAAAAAATGTCGGCGTTTACGCACTCATTAAAACAACTAGTACCATTAAAAGATAAAACCGTTATTTGTTTATGTAGTATTAAATCAACCAAAGATCTAATCAATACATTAAAACCATTATTATCATTAGTTGATGAAATAATTCTCACTACTTTTCCCAATAGTTATTCTTTAACGCAATTAGAAAAAGCCGTAAAAAAATTGGATAAAACTATTAAGATCAAAAAATTAACCGATTCAACCGCTGCGTTTAAATACTTCAAGAAAAAATTAACCAAACAGGATGTTGGTATCGTTACTGGTTCACTCTATTTGATTGGCAAAATACTGCCACTACTATAG